The proteins below come from a single Saccharophagus degradans 2-40 genomic window:
- a CDS encoding DUF2933 domain-containing protein — MSNQNQSFWLTPKGFTAMGLIASVTYFLLMEHRQHVVEFLPYLILLLCPLMHVFMHGGHGHGGDHHNHDDKPESESEAYKRGLEEGRKQSNHHSH; from the coding sequence ATGAGTAATCAAAATCAATCGTTTTGGCTAACTCCCAAGGGCTTTACTGCAATGGGTTTAATCGCGTCCGTGACTTATTTTTTGCTGATGGAGCATCGTCAACATGTTGTTGAGTTTTTGCCTTACCTGATTTTACTGCTCTGCCCATTGATGCATGTATTTATGCATGGTGGTCACGGACACGGCGGTGATCATCACAACCACGATGATAAACCGGAAAGCGAATCTGAGGCTTACAAGCGTGGACTTGAAGAAGGCCGCAAACAATCCAATCATCACTCGCATTAA
- a CDS encoding methyltransferase family protein, giving the protein MHGESAYGLWTLVILNSVIFIFFAFSFVKPKTKTDWRSLTAFSAFIVALFTEMYGFPLTIYFLSGWLAEKYPGVDFLAHENGHLLHTLFGFEGNAHFDPLHILSNVLIVLGFILLSSAWSVLHKAQQTRSLATEGWYARCRHPQYVAFIMIMFGFLLQWPTIPTVVMFPILVWVYVRLAKREEQIALNEFGEEYRRYMHNTPAWIPNFSKTTTAH; this is encoded by the coding sequence ATGCACGGCGAATCCGCATACGGGTTATGGACACTGGTCATCCTTAACTCTGTGATTTTTATTTTCTTTGCTTTCAGCTTTGTTAAGCCTAAAACAAAAACCGACTGGCGAAGCCTTACCGCCTTTTCGGCCTTTATAGTTGCGTTGTTCACGGAGATGTACGGTTTCCCTTTGACGATATATTTCCTCTCGGGTTGGCTGGCTGAAAAATACCCTGGCGTCGATTTTCTTGCTCACGAGAACGGTCATTTACTCCATACGTTATTCGGATTTGAAGGAAATGCTCATTTTGACCCTCTGCATATTTTGAGTAATGTCCTAATCGTATTAGGTTTTATATTGCTGTCCTCGGCTTGGTCTGTTCTTCACAAAGCACAACAAACACGATCACTGGCCACTGAGGGTTGGTACGCTCGATGCCGGCACCCACAGTACGTCGCCTTTATCATGATTATGTTCGGTTTTCTATTGCAGTGGCCGACCATTCCTACCGTTGTTATGTTCCCGATTCTCGTATGGGTGTACGTCCGTTTAGCAAAGCGAGAAGAGCAAATAGCTTTAAATGAATTTGGCGAGGAATATCGTCGATATATGCACAATACGCCAGCGTGGATTCCCAATTTTTCAAAAACCACAACAGCCCACTGA
- a CDS encoding copper resistance protein B, with product MNINPVTKLCQISLACVLASGAYAEMDHSNHDPGAHEMGQAQGGKAPDNARDPHAYSDGFTLTEGPYALPGPRQLKLADEHRFWAIISDRLEYQEKYESTVFDLQAWYGTTYNRLVVKTEGDIVEGTLEESSTDVLWSRAFNAYFDTQLGARIDTYDEGEDRQWLALGFQGLSPYWFELDVTAYLGDDGRTALSAEAEYELLFTQRLILQPRMEINLFGKDDPENGLGSGLTNMSAGLRLRYEFSRQFAPYIGLEWSRSFGDTADYLQAAGKDKSSSQVLAGLKFWF from the coding sequence ATGAACATAAATCCCGTAACCAAACTATGCCAAATCTCTCTGGCTTGCGTATTAGCAAGTGGGGCTTACGCAGAGATGGATCACAGCAATCACGATCCAGGAGCCCACGAGATGGGGCAAGCTCAAGGTGGTAAAGCACCTGATAATGCCCGCGATCCCCACGCTTATTCGGATGGCTTTACCTTAACCGAAGGGCCCTATGCACTGCCCGGGCCCAGACAATTGAAACTGGCCGATGAGCATCGCTTTTGGGCAATCATCAGTGATCGCCTGGAGTACCAGGAAAAATACGAAAGTACTGTATTTGATTTGCAGGCATGGTATGGGACCACCTATAACCGCTTGGTTGTAAAAACCGAGGGGGACATTGTGGAAGGCACCCTTGAGGAGAGTTCTACTGATGTACTGTGGAGCCGAGCCTTTAATGCGTATTTTGATACTCAACTGGGCGCGCGGATTGATACCTATGACGAAGGTGAAGACCGCCAGTGGCTCGCGCTAGGCTTTCAAGGGCTGTCTCCCTATTGGTTTGAACTTGATGTCACGGCTTATCTCGGTGATGACGGGCGAACAGCCTTGTCTGCGGAAGCGGAATACGAACTCTTGTTCACTCAACGACTGATACTGCAGCCCAGAATGGAAATAAACCTGTTTGGTAAAGACGACCCTGAAAATGGGCTTGGCTCGGGCTTAACGAACATGTCAGCAGGCTTGCGCCTTCGTTACGAATTCAGCCGTCAATTTGCACCCTATATCGGTTTGGAATGGTCAAGATCTTTTGGCGATACCGCCGATTACCTGCAAGCCGCTGGAAAAGATAAATCCAGTTCCCAAGTACTGGCGGGTTTGAAGTTTTGGTTTTAG
- a CDS encoding heavy-metal-associated domain-containing protein, producing the protein MITFNVPDMTCGHCEKVITKAVKETDGNAKIHFDMKAKTVAIDSSFPSRLLQQAIEATGYEVTVEGSNDKNSSSCCGHCSI; encoded by the coding sequence ATGATTACCTTTAATGTTCCCGATATGACCTGTGGTCATTGTGAAAAAGTGATAACCAAAGCGGTTAAAGAAACAGATGGCAATGCAAAAATCCATTTTGATATGAAAGCGAAAACGGTGGCGATTGATTCGTCTTTTCCTTCACGACTTTTACAGCAAGCAATTGAAGCAACGGGCTATGAAGTCACCGTTGAAGGAAGTAACGATAAAAACAGCAGCAGCTGCTGTGGACATTGCAGTATTTGA
- a CDS encoding heavy metal translocating P-type ATPase: protein MKPLTDHQSFEFKIEGMSCASCVRRIEKALLATDGVSSASVNFATETGKVEVGADTSQDTIYAAVKNAGYQAIAMEDASSVNATNQGGRLFILSGMLTIPLMLPMVGEWFGFNWLLPIGLQLMLASIVQFYFGFRFYRGAYAALKARSGNMDSLVALGTSAAYGLSIYNILIGHAGHLYFESSAVIITLVILGKWMEARAKNQTTNAIRALQDLRPENANLIENGIEKIVPANTLQIENIILIKAGERVAADGVILSGNGYLNEALITGESLPVEKQEGDKVIGGSINIDGLLTVKVTSSNAESTLAKIIHLVESAQAKKSPLQKLVDRISAVFVPVVLVIALVTLLTWGFVTGDWTQAIISAVAVLVIACPCALGLATPTAIMVGTGLAAKRGILIKDAEILESTEHVDVVAFDKTGTLTEGKPRVEQIDAFVGEGKQLLGYLKGLQQGSEHPLAKALLDHATKESIIAERFELIHTLPGLGMRGQLEEGNYWFGNKRLMLNVGIEASLLEDYSEEFAIKGNTLSWVARQIKPNTIELCGLVQFQDTLKSSAIEAVSRLHELGIQTCLLTGDTQDSADVIAAKLGIDFVRAEVMPEHKADVVSQFQLEGKKVAMVGDGINDTPALATAHVGIAMGAGTDVAMQTAGITLMQSDPLRVVEAITIAKKTQQKIRQNLFWAFIYNLVGIPLAAFGLLNPMVAGAIMAVSSVSVVLNALLLRLVKIT, encoded by the coding sequence ATGAAACCTTTAACCGACCATCAATCTTTTGAATTTAAAATCGAGGGGATGTCCTGTGCGTCCTGTGTAAGACGTATTGAGAAGGCGCTGCTGGCAACCGATGGGGTGAGCAGTGCCAGTGTGAATTTTGCGACGGAAACTGGAAAAGTTGAAGTCGGTGCTGACACCTCTCAAGACACTATTTATGCAGCGGTCAAAAATGCTGGATATCAAGCAATCGCTATGGAGGACGCGTCGTCAGTCAACGCTACAAACCAAGGTGGTCGTTTATTTATTTTGTCAGGGATGTTGACCATCCCTTTGATGCTGCCAATGGTAGGGGAATGGTTCGGCTTTAACTGGTTACTGCCAATTGGGTTGCAATTAATGTTGGCTTCTATTGTGCAGTTTTACTTCGGTTTCCGCTTTTATCGTGGTGCCTACGCTGCGTTAAAGGCGCGCAGTGGCAATATGGATAGCCTGGTCGCACTTGGTACATCCGCGGCCTATGGCTTGTCCATTTATAACATTCTTATCGGTCATGCAGGACATTTGTATTTTGAATCATCCGCAGTGATCATCACGCTAGTTATTCTAGGCAAATGGATGGAAGCCAGAGCCAAAAATCAAACCACCAATGCCATTCGCGCTCTTCAAGATCTTCGGCCTGAAAACGCTAATTTAATTGAAAACGGTATTGAGAAAATTGTTCCCGCAAACACATTGCAAATTGAAAATATTATTTTAATTAAAGCTGGGGAGAGGGTGGCTGCCGATGGTGTTATCCTTTCTGGTAACGGTTATCTCAATGAAGCTTTGATTACCGGTGAAAGTCTACCGGTTGAAAAGCAGGAAGGCGATAAAGTGATCGGCGGCTCAATTAACATCGATGGTTTGCTTACTGTAAAAGTCACATCCAGCAATGCGGAAAGTACACTCGCAAAAATCATTCATTTAGTGGAGTCCGCACAGGCAAAAAAATCCCCTTTGCAAAAATTAGTCGACCGTATCAGCGCTGTTTTTGTGCCTGTTGTTTTAGTGATTGCACTGGTGACTTTGTTGACTTGGGGTTTTGTTACCGGCGATTGGACGCAAGCGATTATCAGTGCTGTAGCCGTGCTGGTTATTGCTTGTCCCTGTGCACTGGGTCTGGCGACGCCAACCGCCATTATGGTAGGGACGGGATTGGCTGCCAAAAGAGGTATTCTTATTAAAGATGCTGAAATTTTGGAGTCCACAGAACATGTTGATGTGGTCGCTTTTGATAAAACCGGCACCTTGACGGAGGGTAAACCCAGAGTCGAACAGATCGATGCATTTGTTGGAGAAGGAAAACAGTTGCTGGGTTATTTAAAGGGTCTGCAGCAGGGCAGCGAACATCCACTTGCAAAGGCACTGCTCGATCATGCAACAAAAGAATCCATTATCGCCGAGCGCTTCGAGTTGATTCATACCCTGCCAGGCCTTGGAATGCGCGGTCAGTTAGAAGAGGGTAATTACTGGTTTGGCAATAAACGTTTGATGTTAAACGTCGGTATTGAAGCGTCTTTACTCGAAGACTATAGCGAAGAATTTGCGATAAAAGGCAATACGCTCTCGTGGGTCGCGAGACAAATAAAACCCAATACGATTGAGCTTTGTGGTCTTGTGCAATTCCAGGATACGCTTAAATCCAGTGCAATTGAAGCCGTCAGTCGATTGCACGAATTGGGGATACAAACCTGTCTGCTCACTGGCGACACACAAGACAGTGCGGACGTTATCGCCGCTAAATTGGGTATTGATTTTGTTAGAGCGGAAGTGATGCCAGAACACAAGGCCGACGTGGTGAGTCAATTTCAGTTGGAGGGTAAAAAAGTGGCCATGGTCGGAGACGGCATTAATGACACTCCCGCATTAGCAACGGCCCATGTAGGCATAGCGATGGGGGCGGGTACCGATGTTGCGATGCAAACTGCGGGTATTACTCTAATGCAAAGTGATCCATTGAGGGTTGTTGAAGCTATTACCATTGCTAAAAAAACTCAACAGAAAATTCGTCAGAATCTGTTTTGGGCGTTTATCTACAACCTGGTTGGAATTCCGCTTGCTGCTTTTGGATTGCTTAACCCGATGGTGGCGGGAGCTATTATGGCTGTTAGTAGTGTGAGTGTTGTGCTCAATGCATTGCTTCTCAGACTTGTCAAAATCACATGA
- a CDS encoding copper resistance system multicopper oxidase, which yields MNRPFSPLVGSLSRRRFVQGLAVGGVLATTPAALLARESVQTALGSAPVLSGTDINLEIGQSLVNFTGVTRMATTINGSIPAPTLRLREGDDVTIRVTNRLSVPTSIHWHGILLPFEMDGVPGISFKGIAPGETFVYRFKLRQSGTYWYHSHSGFQEMTGMYGALIIEPRSGERHEADQDFVVQLSDWTDEDPMQVFSKLKVQGDTYNFNQPTFFDFTRDVSDKGLKAALSKRQMWNQMRMNPTDLADLSTATLTYLMNGTAPAGNWTGVFKKGERLRLRFINAASNSFYDVRIPGLKLTVVQADGQDVEPVSVDEFRFGPGETYDVLVRPDDEAYTIFAQSMDRTGYARGTLATRQGLSAPVPTLDPVEWLTMQDMMGAMNHEGMGDDASMEGMDHSNMNMEKMDHSKMDHSQMDHSQMHGGMAMDHSMHGMQQGSQNPLAKPSTSVNHARTEYGPSVDARVDTPRTNLDDPGIGLRDLAEKGLRPVSHKVLTLADLQSLDGVLDDHRVPEKELELHLTGNMERYSWSFDGLEFGRSTPVSLKHGQRVRIILQNDTMMTHPMHLHGMWSELETDQGELRVRRHTIPVQPAQRISFLTTPHDLGRWAWHCHLLFHMDAGMFREVVVS from the coding sequence ATGAATCGCCCATTTAGCCCCCTCGTCGGCTCCTTGAGTCGTCGGCGTTTTGTTCAAGGCCTCGCGGTTGGCGGAGTTCTGGCAACCACCCCTGCTGCGTTGCTGGCACGCGAATCAGTTCAAACTGCTCTGGGTTCAGCCCCTGTGCTCAGCGGCACCGATATCAATCTGGAAATAGGCCAATCGCTGGTGAATTTTACCGGTGTAACCCGTATGGCGACGACCATTAACGGCTCCATTCCCGCACCCACACTGCGTTTGCGCGAAGGCGATGACGTGACGATACGCGTCACAAACCGGCTAAGTGTCCCGACGTCCATTCACTGGCACGGCATTTTATTACCCTTCGAAATGGACGGTGTTCCGGGTATCAGCTTTAAGGGGATTGCGCCGGGGGAAACCTTTGTTTACCGATTTAAACTCCGTCAAAGTGGCACCTACTGGTATCACAGTCATTCAGGCTTTCAGGAAATGACTGGGATGTACGGTGCGCTCATCATCGAGCCTCGTTCAGGCGAAAGACACGAGGCCGATCAGGACTTTGTCGTACAACTCTCTGATTGGACCGATGAAGATCCGATGCAGGTATTCAGTAAACTGAAAGTTCAAGGGGATACTTACAACTTCAACCAGCCGACCTTTTTTGACTTCACTCGCGACGTGTCTGACAAGGGATTAAAAGCGGCGTTGAGCAAGCGCCAGATGTGGAACCAGATGCGCATGAACCCCACCGATCTGGCGGATTTATCTACCGCTACCCTCACCTACCTCATGAATGGTACGGCTCCTGCGGGGAACTGGACAGGCGTATTTAAGAAGGGAGAGCGCCTGCGCCTTCGATTCATCAATGCCGCCAGCAATTCCTTTTACGATGTTCGTATCCCCGGTTTGAAACTGACCGTTGTGCAGGCAGACGGTCAGGACGTGGAGCCCGTTTCCGTGGATGAGTTTCGCTTCGGTCCCGGTGAAACCTACGATGTTCTGGTAAGACCTGATGATGAAGCCTACACAATTTTTGCACAGAGCATGGATCGCACCGGTTATGCCCGAGGGACCCTGGCTACACGGCAAGGTCTGTCCGCACCCGTGCCGACCCTGGACCCAGTGGAGTGGCTGACCATGCAAGACATGATGGGGGCGATGAACCATGAAGGGATGGGCGACGATGCCTCTATGGAGGGAATGGACCATAGCAATATGAATATGGAAAAAATGGATCACTCGAAGATGGATCATTCGCAAATGGACCACTCACAGATGCACGGCGGTATGGCCATGGATCACAGCATGCACGGTATGCAACAGGGTTCCCAAAATCCGCTGGCAAAGCCGTCTACCAGCGTCAATCATGCTCGAACAGAATATGGCCCTTCTGTCGATGCACGGGTGGATACGCCACGCACTAACCTCGACGACCCGGGTATCGGGCTTCGCGACTTGGCAGAAAAAGGTTTGCGCCCTGTGAGTCACAAGGTACTCACGCTTGCCGATCTACAATCTCTCGATGGTGTGCTTGATGATCACCGAGTACCCGAAAAAGAATTGGAGCTGCACCTCACCGGCAATATGGAGCGCTACAGCTGGTCTTTTGATGGGCTGGAATTCGGCCGAAGTACGCCCGTTTCGCTCAAGCATGGCCAGCGTGTTCGCATTATCTTGCAAAACGACACCATGATGACCCACCCCATGCATTTGCACGGCATGTGGAGTGAACTGGAAACCGATCAAGGTGAGCTACGTGTCCGGCGCCACACCATCCCGGTGCAGCCCGCACAGCGCATCAGTTTTCTCACAACGCCACATGATTTAGGGCGTTGGGCCTGGCACTGTCACCTCTTGTTCCATATGGATGCGGGCATGTTCCGCGAGGTAGTGGTGTCATGA
- a CDS encoding Cu(+)/Ag(+) sensor histidine kinase, whose protein sequence is MAFGFRLARPLSLNNRVMLFVALAISLSLVVIGHLVQKSVEQHFAEQDADELVVISRAVAEALKKTTRSGRSADETLPHAVSGHHGVYYQVWDESGALVYGPHEVVFPPRARFNAPVYTIRADNLVSWHIDDKSYRGAMTQVQIDGRNYLVTAAINMDFHMRFLEHFSRNLWLIMALAGGLTLLAAWYGVHQGHAPLRALSESIRSVQADQLDMRLNEKAVPMELQPLVESFNQMISRLDDSFTRLSHFSADIAHELRTPLTNLATQTQVGLGQARTLEEYRELLYSNLEEQERLTKMVNDMLWLAQSENGLLKPNWELLDLRQEVEATFEFFEALAEDKKITLAVGGDRVNAMADRSMLRRVISNLLSNALRYTPENETINVTVEGVGNQAQITIENPGQGISAVHLPKLFDRFYRVDPSRQRQSEGAGLGLAIVKSIIEAHDGNVEVSSEMGTTRFVISLPAHDKKAG, encoded by the coding sequence ATGGCGTTTGGATTTCGCCTGGCGCGACCTTTATCACTCAACAATCGTGTGATGCTGTTTGTCGCACTTGCCATTAGTCTCAGCCTTGTTGTAATCGGCCATCTCGTTCAGAAGTCAGTCGAACAGCATTTTGCAGAACAAGACGCTGACGAATTGGTTGTCATCAGCCGTGCCGTGGCAGAAGCACTAAAAAAGACAACACGTTCAGGTCGTTCGGCCGACGAAACACTTCCTCATGCTGTTTCCGGTCATCACGGTGTGTATTATCAGGTTTGGGACGAATCTGGTGCGCTGGTTTACGGCCCACATGAAGTAGTTTTTCCTCCCCGAGCTAGATTCAATGCCCCGGTGTACACTATCCGCGCCGACAATCTTGTGAGTTGGCATATTGATGATAAATCCTATCGAGGCGCGATGACACAAGTGCAAATTGACGGCCGAAACTATCTCGTCACTGCGGCCATCAATATGGACTTCCATATGCGCTTTCTCGAACATTTCAGCCGCAATTTATGGTTGATCATGGCGCTGGCTGGTGGGCTTACTTTACTCGCAGCCTGGTACGGTGTGCATCAAGGGCATGCGCCACTACGGGCACTCAGTGAATCCATACGATCTGTTCAAGCCGACCAATTGGATATGCGACTGAATGAAAAAGCTGTTCCCATGGAATTGCAACCTCTGGTGGAGTCCTTTAACCAGATGATCAGTCGCCTTGACGACAGCTTCACGCGCCTGTCCCACTTTTCTGCGGACATCGCCCATGAGTTGCGAACACCTCTTACGAACCTCGCAACGCAAACCCAGGTCGGTTTGGGGCAAGCGAGAACACTTGAAGAGTATCGGGAATTGCTCTACTCCAATTTGGAAGAGCAAGAAAGATTGACCAAAATGGTAAATGACATGCTGTGGCTCGCGCAGAGTGAGAACGGCCTACTTAAACCCAATTGGGAATTACTGGATTTGAGGCAAGAAGTTGAAGCCACCTTCGAATTTTTCGAAGCCTTGGCGGAGGATAAAAAAATTACATTGGCTGTAGGGGGAGATCGCGTCAACGCGATGGCCGATCGTTCGATGCTGCGCCGAGTGATTTCTAACCTTTTGTCTAATGCGCTTCGTTATACACCAGAGAACGAAACAATCAATGTCACTGTTGAGGGGGTTGGCAATCAGGCCCAAATAACAATTGAAAACCCGGGGCAGGGGATTTCTGCAGTGCATCTACCGAAACTCTTTGATCGCTTCTATCGGGTTGATCCATCGAGGCAGCGTCAGAGCGAGGGGGCAGGCTTGGGTTTGGCGATCGTGAAGTCAATCATTGAGGCACATGACGGAAATGTGGAGGTGTCCTCCGAAATGGGTACTACCCGGTTCGTTATCTCGCTGCCAGCTCATGATAAAAAAGCAGGTTAG
- a CDS encoding MauE/DoxX family redox-associated membrane protein gives MHTDKHICPYGLKSRDLLKREGYEVDDNLLTSRKETDNFKQEHDVNTTPQTFIDGKRIGGYDDLKKFFGKSKDESKETTYTPVIAIFSITFLMAAALTWSRFQGVNVLYLLETFIALSMCALAIQKLRDLNAFSLQFITYDLLAMQYVPYAYLYALLEAFAGIGMLTGMASWLFAPPALFIGTIGAISVFKAVYIDKRELKCACVGGNSNVPLGFISLTENLMMIAMGTWMLIK, from the coding sequence ATGCATACTGATAAACACATTTGTCCTTACGGCCTTAAATCGCGAGACTTGCTCAAGCGTGAAGGTTACGAAGTCGATGATAACCTCCTCACGTCGCGCAAAGAAACCGATAATTTCAAACAAGAGCACGATGTGAATACAACACCGCAAACTTTTATTGACGGCAAACGAATTGGCGGATATGACGACCTTAAAAAATTCTTTGGCAAGTCGAAAGACGAAAGCAAGGAGACAACTTATACACCAGTGATTGCCATTTTCAGCATTACATTTTTAATGGCAGCTGCGTTAACTTGGAGCCGATTTCAAGGCGTTAACGTACTATACCTGTTAGAGACATTCATTGCACTCAGCATGTGTGCATTGGCCATTCAAAAACTTCGTGATTTAAATGCCTTCTCTCTGCAGTTTATTACTTACGATTTATTAGCGATGCAGTATGTGCCCTATGCCTATCTTTATGCGCTATTAGAAGCTTTCGCAGGTATTGGAATGTTGACCGGAATGGCGTCATGGCTATTTGCTCCACCCGCATTATTTATCGGGACGATTGGCGCTATTTCTGTCTTTAAAGCTGTTTACATCGACAAGAGAGAGCTGAAATGTGCTTGTGTGGGCGGAAACAGTAACGTTCCCCTGGGGTTCATATCATTAACTGAAAATCTAATGATGATTGCGATGGGTACCTGGATGTTGATTAAGTAA
- the cueR gene encoding Cu(I)-responsive transcriptional regulator — protein MRRVQKPRPEMSQARQSGYYNISEASELSGVSAKMIRHYEQIGLMPEADRTDANYRIFSQSDIHTLQFIKRARSLGFSMKKIATLLNLYQDKGRPSSEVKRLAEEHIQSLNEAIKEMQEMRDTLSNLAKHCRGDERPDCPILEGISCSH, from the coding sequence ATGCGAAGAGTCCAGAAGCCCCGCCCCGAAATGTCCCAGGCACGCCAGTCCGGTTACTACAACATCAGTGAAGCTTCTGAACTATCAGGTGTCAGCGCGAAAATGATCCGCCATTATGAACAGATTGGATTGATGCCCGAAGCCGATCGTACTGACGCTAATTATCGAATCTTCAGCCAATCTGATATCCATACGCTTCAATTCATTAAGCGCGCGCGGTCACTGGGCTTTTCCATGAAGAAGATCGCCACACTCCTGAATTTGTATCAAGATAAAGGCCGCCCCAGCTCGGAGGTCAAACGCTTAGCCGAAGAGCATATTCAATCGCTTAATGAAGCCATAAAAGAAATGCAGGAAATGCGCGATACTTTATCGAACTTAGCCAAACACTGTCGCGGTGATGAGCGGCCAGACTGTCCAATTTTGGAAGGAATTTCTTGCTCGCATTGA
- a CDS encoding heavy metal response regulator transcription factor: MRLLVVEDEVKTGDYLQQGLSEAGFMVTLARNGLDGHHLAMTETFDLLILDVMLPDVGGWRIVQSIRESGCQAPVLFLTARDSVDDRVKGLELGADDYLVKPFAFAELLARVRTLLRRSTAPVLADQITVADLILDLPKHRALRGGRKINLSHKEFCLLELLARRQGEVLPRSLIASQVWDMNFDSDTNVIDVAIRRLRSKIDEGFEPKLIHTVRGMGYKLDVEDE; this comes from the coding sequence ATGCGGTTACTAGTAGTCGAAGACGAAGTCAAAACCGGGGATTATTTGCAGCAAGGCCTGAGCGAAGCCGGCTTTATGGTGACGCTCGCTCGGAACGGTCTCGATGGCCATCACCTGGCGATGACGGAGACCTTTGATTTGTTGATTCTCGATGTGATGCTGCCCGATGTGGGCGGCTGGCGCATTGTTCAGTCCATAAGAGAATCGGGATGCCAGGCGCCCGTATTATTTCTCACCGCGCGCGACAGTGTTGATGATCGTGTTAAAGGATTAGAACTTGGCGCTGATGACTACCTGGTTAAGCCCTTCGCGTTTGCCGAATTGCTGGCTCGGGTACGCACCTTGTTGCGTAGAAGTACGGCGCCGGTACTCGCCGATCAGATCACAGTAGCGGATTTGATCCTCGATCTGCCAAAGCATCGTGCCCTTCGTGGTGGGCGCAAAATCAATCTCAGTCATAAGGAATTTTGTTTGCTGGAACTGCTTGCTCGGCGCCAGGGTGAAGTGCTGCCACGCTCGTTGATTGCTTCCCAGGTGTGGGATATGAATTTTGACTCCGATACCAATGTGATTGATGTCGCCATCCGTCGTTTAAGAAGCAAAATTGATGAAGGCTTTGAGCCCAAGCTGATCCATACCGTTCGTGGCATGGGCTACAAACTCGATGTTGAGGACGAATAG
- a CDS encoding DUF305 domain-containing protein: MSHYVRFGLMITTSVVVMFCLKYLSTYEVSHVFYSETRTYMALMMGAAMAVIMLSFMLPMHKKKSLNVGIYVGSAVVFIAALFLVRSQTTVQDSSYMRSMIPHHSVAILTSERSEITDLRVRELADGIIQAQRKEIKEMDWLLKDIAKNGKATTESEALKRPVPNFEGKL; the protein is encoded by the coding sequence ATGTCACATTACGTTAGATTTGGACTAATGATTACCACTTCGGTCGTCGTTATGTTTTGTTTAAAATACCTCAGCACCTACGAGGTAAGTCACGTATTTTACAGCGAGACTCGCACATATATGGCATTGATGATGGGTGCCGCGATGGCTGTGATTATGCTGAGCTTTATGTTGCCCATGCACAAAAAGAAAAGTCTTAATGTTGGGATTTACGTGGGCAGCGCAGTGGTATTTATTGCTGCTCTTTTTCTAGTGAGATCGCAAACAACGGTACAAGATTCGTCTTATATGAGATCGATGATCCCACACCACTCCGTTGCTATCCTCACAAGTGAACGATCGGAGATTACCGACCTTCGTGTGCGAGAATTGGCTGATGGCATCATTCAGGCGCAACGCAAAGAAATTAAGGAGATGGACTGGCTTCTTAAAGATATTGCCAAAAATGGTAAGGCAACAACGGAATCAGAAGCACTTAAGCGACCGGTTCCTAATTTTGAAGGCAAACTTTAG
- a CDS encoding c-type cytochrome, with translation MLSISAFFKSFLLIVITALLAGGLFIYSGLYPIGADTQHSPITYWLLETLREKSIARDAKDVEIPTDLEFSDRLLAGGADYNDMCTGCHLKPGKIESDFTIGLYPSPPNLSISADGHKHSHDDSSGDDAIKRQFWIIKHGIKASGMPAWGPTHSDERIWNMVAFLQKLPSLSKAQYQILTARDDADDTHKH, from the coding sequence ATGTTATCAATTTCAGCATTTTTTAAGAGTTTCCTGCTCATTGTGATTACAGCCCTCCTTGCAGGAGGGCTGTTTATTTATTCGGGGCTTTATCCAATTGGCGCAGATACACAACATTCTCCCATTACTTATTGGTTGTTAGAAACACTGCGTGAAAAATCCATCGCTCGTGATGCAAAGGATGTTGAAATCCCAACAGACCTGGAATTCTCTGACCGACTATTAGCTGGTGGAGCCGATTACAATGACATGTGCACAGGATGTCACTTGAAGCCGGGTAAAATAGAAAGTGATTTTACCATCGGCTTGTACCCCTCTCCTCCAAATTTGAGCATCTCTGCCGACGGGCATAAGCACAGTCATGACGATTCTTCAGGAGACGATGCCATCAAGAGACAATTCTGGATCATTAAACACGGCATAAAAGCGTCTGGCATGCCAGCGTGGGGACCTACGCACAGCGATGAACGAATCTGGAATATGGTGGCCTTTTTACAGAAGCTTCCAAGCTTATCAAAAGCGCAATATCAAATATTGACCGCGAGAGACGACGCTGACGATACGCACAAACATTGA